CGACGCCCGCAGCGCTCAGGGCTTCAATCATTAAAAACACATAGGCCGGGCCACTGCCCGAAATCGCCGTCACGGCGTCCAGCTGTACTTCATCGTCCAGCCAAACGACCTCGCCTGCCGCTTGCAACAGGTCATCGGCCTGCGTGCGTTGTGCGGCGGACACCGCGGGCAAGGCAAAGGCACCGGTAATGCCAGACTGTATCTGCGCTGGGGTATTGGGCATCGTACGAATAATAGTAGGGTAGCCGCCCAGCCAGCGGCTGAGATCAGCGGTGCGGATGCCAGCGGCCACAGAAACCACTAATTGTGCATTGAGCAAAGGCGCCAGCGTTTGTGCAACCTGTTGTAATTGCTGCGGTTTCACGGCGATTACGATAACGTCTACCGCCAATAATGCCTCGGTCGCGCTGTCAGCGGTAGTCACACCCAGTGCAGTTTGCAGGGTGGTGTGCTTGGTTGTGTCTGGGTCGACCACGGTAATGTGTTGCATGGAAAACCCACGTTGTTGCAGGCCGATCATTAAGGCTTGTGCCATATTGCCGCCGCCAATAAAAGCGATGCGCATGTTTGAAAGGGAAGCGGAAGTCATCAAGGTCCTTTTGTTGCAGAGTCTGAGGGGGTTACGCGGACACGGGCACCGAAAATTGCAGTGCCTATGCGCACCAAGGTTGCACCTTCGGCGATAGCCGCAGCAAAATCATTGCTCATGCCGATGGAAAGGGTGTCTAGTTGCAGGCCCTGCGCGTTTAAGTGATCAAACAAAGCACGCACCTGCCGAAATTGGTCACGCTGTTCCTCAAAGGTGTGACAAGGGGCGGGAATCGCCATCAAGCCTCGCAACTGCAAGTTTGGCAACTGTTTGATATTTAAGGCGAGTTCTAATAGTTCATCACCACTGGCACCACTTTTGCTTTGCTCTTCACTGATGTTGACTTGCAGGCAGATATTGAGTGGCCCGCGCTCCGGGGGACGGGCATCAGACAGCCGTTGGGCAATTTTAAGCCGATCCACAGAGTGCACCCAGTCGAAATGACGGGCGATGGGCTGTGTTTTGTTGCTTTGAATCGGTCCGATAAAGTGCCACGCGATAGCACAGTCTTCAAGGTCAGCTTGTTTTTGCAGTGCCTCTTGTACATAGTTTTCGCCAAAGACGGTTTGGCCTGCAGCATAAGCGGCACGGATCACCTCCGCCGATTGCGTTTTACTCACGGCACACAAGGTCACAGTCTGGGCCGCCTGAAAACGTGTTTGCGCCGCTGTAATCTGTTGTTGAATCGTGGCGAGGTTTTCAGAGAGGGTAGTCATGGGCAATCGTGATGGTTTGAAAACAAGTCTTTACAATTTAGAATGCAAAGCGATAGCACCATTATATAAATAATCATTGGAGTCGATTGTGGATATTTCAGATTTATTAGCATTTTCTGTCAAAAACAAAGCCTCGGACTTACATTTGTCCTCTGGTCTACCACCGATGATTCGTGTGCATGGCGATGTGCGTAAAATTAATTTACCCGCGATGGAGCATGCTGAAGTGCACCGGATGCTGTATGACATCATGAATGACAGTC
This Methylophilus medardicus DNA region includes the following protein-coding sequences:
- a CDS encoding YggS family pyridoxal phosphate-dependent enzyme codes for the protein MTTLSENLATIQQQITAAQTRFQAAQTVTLCAVSKTQSAEVIRAAYAAGQTVFGENYVQEALQKQADLEDCAIAWHFIGPIQSNKTQPIARHFDWVHSVDRLKIAQRLSDARPPERGPLNICLQVNISEEQSKSGASGDELLELALNIKQLPNLQLRGLMAIPAPCHTFEEQRDQFRQVRALFDHLNAQGLQLDTLSIGMSNDFAAAIAEGATLVRIGTAIFGARVRVTPSDSATKGP
- the proC gene encoding pyrroline-5-carboxylate reductase produces the protein MTSASLSNMRIAFIGGGNMAQALMIGLQQRGFSMQHITVVDPDTTKHTTLQTALGVTTADSATEALLAVDVIVIAVKPQQLQQVAQTLAPLLNAQLVVSVAAGIRTADLSRWLGGYPTIIRTMPNTPAQIQSGITGAFALPAVSAAQRTQADDLLQAAGEVVWLDDEVQLDAVTAISGSGPAYVFLMIEALSAAGVALGLSEAQSLQLSLATFKGASLLAAGSQTPIATLREQVTSKGGTTEQGLLSMRQHDIHGMMQHAAEQAARRAKELGDQLGAQA